A window from Drosophila nasuta strain 15112-1781.00 chromosome 3, ASM2355853v1, whole genome shotgun sequence encodes these proteins:
- the LOC132790262 gene encoding uncharacterized protein LOC132790262, which yields MRSQNLFFVLAAVGCLFAVVLSQSNCNRCMTNNVACVNQTHFKYCMDSTPVDNGILYCGAGNVCTDLAIICVDESVASPVCTDEDVDCRSCDGSSLFVCTSQTTFQMCNGTALTGDALTCPTDTYCSIDSGEFCVKECKLPNGKFECNQVAA from the exons ATGCGCTCCCAGAATCTG TTCTTCGTTTTGGCTGCGGTGGGTTGCCTCTTCGCTGTCGTTTTGTCGCAATCCAACTGCAATCGATGCATGACAAACAACGTTGCCTGCGTGAATCAAACGCACTTTAAATACTGCATGGACTCAACTCCCGTTGATAATGGCATTTTGTACTGTGGAGCTGGCAACGTCTGCACGGATTTGGCCATAATCTGCGTGGATGAGTCAGTTGCTTCGCCAGTTTGCACAGATGAAGATGTCGACTGCAGGTCTTGCGATGGCTCCTCGCTGTTTGTCTGCACCAGTCAAACGACCTTCCAAATGTGCAACGGCACAGCGTTGACTGGTGATGCTCTCACTTGCCCCACGGACACTTATTGCTCCATCGATTCCGGCGAATTCTGCGTCAAGGAATGCAAATTGCCCAACGGCAAATTCGAGTGCAATCAAGTGGCAGCCTAA
- the LOC132794360 gene encoding uncharacterized protein LOC132794360 has translation MWNNQVDICVLIFCGLCFVLAAGKVPTKPQSNSWRDLIFGGKWFSSSPRLRESKFLPIFAFVPIGPSSCSAPSGEFGNCIPSKDCLVRNGIPAGPCGGGYGVCCIFLQTCGGIIRENSTYFVNPNHPDVYDGTGSCQVTVQKLHPDICQLRLDLDMFSIAPPEAANHLCNQDQLLISGGSPTPTICGSSTGDHMYIDAGLGQSNPIVLSIITSGSFPRLWRIRVTQIHCGSISRADQGCLQYYTAISGRVRSFNYNTVGGRQLSNQDYSICIRNERNFCGIQYNACPDLENNRSRAFTISGNSNNPVPTMVGGGGGGGVAVPTGSGCISDWLLIGCIRSADRIPPLPGCEDRVCGGTFSAEAGMLARTVQSSVRPFRLYFHTDGVEAPNDIDNRGFCLDYVQQPCTSGY, from the exons ATGTGGAATAATCAAGTGGATATTTGTGTGCTGATCTTTTGTGGATTATGTTTTGTCCTGGCAGCGGGCAAAGTGCCAACGAAACCGCAATCAAACAGTTGGCGTGATTTGATTTTTGGTGGCAAATGGTTTTCGTCATCGCCGCGTTTACGCGAATCTAAGT TTCTGCCCATCTTTGCCTTTGTGCCCATCGGACCGAGCAGCTGTTCGGCTCCTTCAGGCGAGTTCGGCAACTGCATTCCCAGCAAGGATTGCCTCGTCCGTAATGGAATTCCAGCAGGACCTTGCGGCGGAGGCTATGGCGTCTGTTGCATAT TTCTTCAAACCTGCGGCGGCATCATACGTGAGAACTCCACGTACTTTGTGAATCCGAATCATCCGGATGTCTACGATGGCACAGGCAGCTGTCAGGTGACAGTGCAAAAGCTGCATCCGGACATATGTCAGTTGCGTCTGGACTTGGACATGTTCTCCATAGCACCACCCGAGGCGGCAAATCATCTGTGCAATCAGGATCAACTGCTGATCTCGGGTGGCAGTCCCACTCCCACAATTTGCGGCAGTTCTACAGGCGATCACA TGTACATTGATGCTGGACTGGGACAGAGCAATCCGATTGTGCTGTCTATTATCACAAGTGGCAGTTTTCCGCGTCTGTGGCGCATTCGCGTCACCCAAATCCATTGCGGCAGCATAAGTCGAGCGGATCAGGGTTGTCTGCAGTACTACACAGCGATCAGTGGACGAGTGCGCAGCTTTAACTACAACACAGTGGGGGGAAGACAGCTGTCGAATCAGGATTACAGTATTTGCATACGCAACGAACGCAACTTCTGTGGTATTCAGTACAATGCGTGTCCCGATCTTGAGAACAATCGTTCAAGGGCTTTCACTATATCGGGCAACTCTAATAATCCAGTACCTACTATGGtgggtggtggtggtggcggtggtgTTGCAGTACCCACTGGCAGTGGTTGCATCAGTGATTGGTTGCTCATCGGTTGCATACGCTCAGCGGATCGCATTCCACCGCTGCCTGGCTGCGAGGATCGCGTTTGTGGCGGCACTTTTAGCGCCGAGGCGGGCATGTTGGCCAGAACAGTGCAGT CCAGCGTGCGTCCTTTCCGACTATATTTCCATACAGATGGCGTGGAAGCCCCCAATGATATTGATAATCGCGGCTTTTGCCTCGATTATGTGCAACAACCTTGCACAAGTGGCTACTAA
- the LOC132794362 gene encoding acyl-CoA-binding protein — protein MDFDAIVEKSKAFSSKPPPEVYLEFYGLYKQVNSGDVNIEKPADAEGAAKYEAWLSRKGLSVDAAKAAYIALYEKYAPIYT, from the exons ATGGAT TTCGATGCAATTGTAGAAAAGTCCAAGGCCTTCAGCAGCAAGCCGCCCCCAGAGGTCTATCTGGAGTTCTATGGCCTCTACAAGCAGGTCAACTCCGGCGATGTGAATATCGAGAAGCCCGCCGATGCTGAGGGTGCTGCCAAATACGAGGCTTGGCTGAGCCGCAAGGGATTGTCCGTGGATGCTGCCAAGGCTGCCTACATTGCTCTCTATGAGAAATACGCTCCCATCTATAcgtaa
- the LOC132794361 gene encoding acyl-CoA-binding protein homolog, which yields MYIKAVCKPNQHSDAVNTALAKDNMDFNTATEKAKSFTKTPTNDEFLEFYGLYKQATVGDNTTAEPGTLDLKGKAKWAAWSKHKGLSQDAAKAAYIATYEKYAPKYA from the exons ATGTATATAAAGGCTGTGTGTAAACCCAATCAGCACTCAGACGCAGTTAATACAGCTCTAGCCAAAGACAACATGGAT TTCAACACCGCCACCGAGAAAGCCAAGAGCTTCACCAAGACCCCCACCAATGATGAGTTCTTGGAATTCTACGGTCTCTACAAGCAGGCCACCGTTGGTGACAACACCACCGCTGAGCCCGGCACCTTGGATCTGAAGGGCAAGGCCAAGTGGGCGGCATGGAGCAAGCACAAGGGTCTATCCCAGGATGCCGCCAAGGCTGCCTACATTGCCACCTACGAGAAGTACGCTCCCAAATACGCTTAG